One window from the genome of Argonema galeatum A003/A1 encodes:
- a CDS encoding PIN domain-containing protein, whose translation MEQQYRIYMDVCCLNRPFDDWTQPRIRLEAEAILEIVARCQVNQWRLVSSTALESEIAKTPDLLKQRRVMNSLAMARTRILVTEAMLERAKEIVMLGFKPFDALHLSCSESANVDIFLTVDDRLYRKASVNQGSLNVTVANPVQWLMKILQPEGELE comes from the coding sequence ATGGAGCAGCAATACAGGATTTATATGGATGTTTGTTGCCTGAACCGCCCATTTGATGACTGGACACAGCCGCGCATTCGTCTAGAAGCTGAGGCAATTTTGGAAATTGTGGCTCGGTGTCAGGTTAACCAATGGCGACTCGTGAGTAGCACAGCTTTGGAATCCGAAATCGCAAAAACTCCCGATTTACTTAAACAGCGGCGGGTTATGAATTCTTTGGCAATGGCACGCACTCGAATTCTCGTCACGGAAGCAATGCTAGAACGAGCGAAAGAGATTGTTATGCTGGGCTTCAAACCTTTTGATGCACTTCATTTAAGCTGCTCCGAATCTGCGAATGTCGATATTTTTTTGACGGTTGACGATCGCTTGTACCGAAAAGCATCTGTTAATCAAGGCTCGCTCAACGTTACTGTTGCCAATCCCGTGCAATGGTTAATGAAAATTTTACAGCCAGAAGGAGAACTCGAATGA